Proteins co-encoded in one Apteryx mantelli isolate bAptMan1 chromosome 4, bAptMan1.hap1, whole genome shotgun sequence genomic window:
- the TMEM86A gene encoding lysoplasmalogenase TMEM86A: MVSPVTVVKSEGPKLVPFFKATCVYFVLWLPTSSPSWFSALIKCLPIFCLWVFLLAHGINFLVVHRSASRILAGLIFSALGDAFLIWQEQGYFIHGLLMFAITHILYSSAFGMKPLDLKAGLLMGLISSSCYAFLYSYLSGPFTYLVAVYIALIGFMGWRAVAGMQLCNDLWTWTKLSACIGAMLFMVSDLTVAVNKFCFPVPYSRVIIMATYYAAQMLIALSAVESRDEEDFRKRN, from the exons gtgAAGAGTGAAGGCCCCAAACTGGTGCCCTTCTTTAAAGCCACTTGTGTCTATTTTGTCCTCTGGCTGCCAACTTCCAGCCCTTCCTGGTTCAGTGCCCTCATCAAATGTCTGCCCATCTTCTGCTTGTGGGTTTTCCTCCTGGCTCACGGAATCAACTTCTTAGTCGTACACCGGAGTGCCAGTCGCATCCTGGCAGGACTCATATTCTCAGCATTGGGAGACGCCTTTCTCatctggcaggagcagggctACTTCATTCATG GTCTGCTGATGTTCGCCATCACACACATCCTGTACTCCTCAGCCTTCGGCATGAAGCCTTTGGACCTGAAAGCTGGCCTGTTGATGGGCCTTATTTCCAGTTCCTGTTATGCCTTCCTGTACTCCTACCTCTCAGGCCCATTCACCTACTTGGTGGCTGTCTACATTGCCTTGATTGGCTTCATGGGCTGGCGAGCTGTCGCTGGCATGCAGCTCTGCAACGACCTCTGGACGTGGACCAAGCTCTCGGCCTGCATCGGCGCAATGCTTTTCATGGTGTCGGACCTGACCGTTGCAGTTAACAAGTTCTGCTTTCCTGTGCCCTACTCACGCGTCATCATCATGGCTACTTACTATGCGGCCCAAATGCTTATTGCACTGTCAGCTGTAGAGAGCAGAGATGAAGAGGACTTCAGAAAGAGGAACTAG